From the genome of Triticum aestivum cultivar Chinese Spring chromosome 1A, IWGSC CS RefSeq v2.1, whole genome shotgun sequence:
CGATCATCGTTGGGCAGTGGCTGCGCCTGCGCGTCCGCCACTGCGGGCTGAACAGCGGGCGGCTGTGGCTGCCCCTGTGCATGTGCTGCCGCCGTAGGGAGCTCCTCCTCGTTCTCGGACGACGGCGCTTCTGCTTCATCAGACCAGGACAACGTTTCCTCGCTGCCAGATGCTCGCTCAACCGGGGACGACGCTTCCTGACCGACAGCTACTCGATCAAACATCTCTAAGTGGCCATTCACGAACCCTGCTCTCGGATCAAGAAGAAAGATGTCATTCCAAGAAACGAAAGGAGACCCAAGAAACGAACTGGAATCCAGGAAACAATTTGAAGCCAAGAAACCAAGTGGGAAATGGAAGCAAACTTACGGCGACCGATGTAGTCGATCTGTCCCGGCGCTGGCTGCGCAAAGTTGGCTGCCGGGTTGGCGTTCACTCCTGGCGACGGCAGAGACTGCAGCGGTGGCAGCGGCGGAGGCACCACCCTCATGCGCTCCCCGCCTCTCCCGAGGCCTGCAAGAAACCAAGAAACGGGACTCGTAACACCAAGAATCCAAGAAAACGCGGACATCACGAAGAAGAAGAACAGCGTGCTTGCTCCTGAGATTTTCTAGGGAACCCACCTGCACCGATCCGGGGGTCCCTGGGATACACGTCGTCGTCGTCGGTTGTGGCGACCCTCATCCGTGCAGGTGGCCGCGGCGTCCCGGGAGCGTCGCCGGAGGCCTTGCGCTTCTTTACCATCTCGCTCCCCTCCGCAATCACCGCGCACCAAGGAATCGATTCAACGCTTCTGCAGGAAGAGAACCAAACTACCACAGCGAGATGGGGAGGATCGAGCTTGAGAAAGGAAGCATGAGGAGAGAGGAAATTTATAGGGGAGGGGCGACGCCCGGAGGAAGACGAGACAACGGACTCTGGGCTCAGTGCCGCGAGTTTCAGTTTGGGCGCGTGACGGCCCACTTGGGCCCGTTTAATGTAAGCGCAATATTTGACCCATAAACCTTTGTCCAGTCTCCAGATAGTTACAATGTGTATTTTGCACATGTTAACATTATTGCGCTTCTGCAACATTATTGCGCTTCTCCTCAAGCTTTTCTATAATATATTTATGCACGAAGAAACATCTTTATTTACCAAGAGACGTGTCTTTCTATAACAAGAGATCCTTACATCAATGCATGTGACTTTTTACACAATGATATGATTGTTTATAGGGCTCAACTGCCAAGATCCGATGGACTTGATTGAACCTTGATATAATCCAATTGGTGTTCTTCTTAAGATGATGTGGATTGATGTGAATACTGCATTGTGTGTGAGTTTTAGAATAAAGGAAATTTCAAAATTGAGCTTAATAACTACGAATATAAAGAAACTATAGATTGTAGGGCATTTCAAATGCTACAAATCAATATTCCAGATGTGCTAATTAATTTATGCATTTGTATTCAGTTTTGCCCTATGTGAACTTGCATCAAAATTTCTATGAAAAGGAACAAAATATACATTAGAATCATTTTCACGAGGATAATACTACACACTAAGCATCATAACTAACTTGTTTCAGTCTATTTATCATGACCTAATCTATGGTTGGGTTAGCTACAGCAAGCTAATTTGAAATCTCAGCAAGAATTGGCGAATGAAAGAGAGTCTTGGGGATGAAGGGGAAATCAAGAAGAGGTCACAAGTATGACAACACCCCATGCATCCTAAAAGTGGTGGTCCCACCAACATATCACACACTCGCACGATAAACTATTTAGACCTTCCTATTTCTTGCTTTCCCTATTTCTTGCTCAGCGTCGCCAACACCTACAGTTTCGTGACACACAACATGTGAGACAATACCACCCACTAGAGATGCATTGTGGCCCCATGTTGTTGCTTGAGTGTAGTGCTCCCTGAGCACATTGTATTCCCTGCACCTAGCCATGGTACACATGGTCTCCCACATCGTCATCCATTTGACCAATACATGATCGTGTGCCGCATCCCTTGCTTGGTCGGGAGCCTATCAGTACAGAAACACTACCTATCTGATCTAGGCGCAACCCATGTGGCAAGTCAGAGAGCACAAAAGTATAATCTCGAATTTGAGGATTGAACCGAGAGACATGAAAAATAGGATGTACTTCACTGCTACCATATACCGAAAATAGAGCATTTGttgaaattccaaacaattttGATTTTTGAAAATCACCAAACAAGTTTTGAAACCATGTTCATTTTTTTGAGttggtgaacaaaatttgaaacgttAACATTTTGAAAAATGAATAACATTTGAAActttcaaacattttttaaaattccccAAAACATTAATGTATGATCAAAGTTTgcaaatgggaacattttttgaaattctgaacaacttTTGGAAACATTAACTTTTCTTCAAATGTTTGCTAAATTCACAAAAGTTCACTAATGAGAAAAACGAATTTTAAAAGTATCCATGAATCCAAATATTGTTCATGAATTAAATAATTGTTCACAAATTTCCAAACAAAATTTTAAAGTACAAACATTTCTTTTGTAATTTGTGAACATCATGTGAAATTTTGAACTATTTATGACATTCCATTTAAAAAATGGAATTTTTTAAATTGTGAAGTTTTAAAAATATTAAACATTTATTAAATCCGTGAGTAAATTTTGAAATAGAAAGCAATTCATGGTATTTGAAATATTAGTTGTTTGAATATTATATAAATTTATGAATTTATAGAATGATTTTTCCGAAAAGTAAAGAAAAATAGAAGATAAAATTAAACACAAACCTAAAAACCAGGAAATAAAAAAAGATTCAAAAATATTCTCGAAGTTTCCTAAAAGATGGCCAGGAACCCTCCAGAAAGTTAGTAAAACTGGCAATGCGAGAGAACAAGGTGGTAACCAGGGCCAACCCATGGATCCTCCGCGTAAACGCTGCAGCGCAATCTAGCACCTTGAGCGCTAACGAGGAGCTCTCGGCGATGCACTGGCAAGGGACACTTTCTTTGTGTCAAGTCATCGATCCATAGTGCGGGAGCCCACATTGCTCTAACTCTGTCATCTCGGCCTTCGTCCCGGGTCCTTCTAAATTGATGGGCCATGATTTCGAGCGAGTGGCGGACAAACCTGGCTAAATGGACCGGTCCTGGTGTGCCAACACAATAGCCAGCATGACGATCCGTGGCGAGCTTGGCTCGGCACGTATATACTCGGACCATGCCGGCACATGGCCTTCTTAGGCTCGTGCCTCGCCGCGAGGCTGGGCATGCATGCCGGCACATCACGGCCTATTTAATTTTCTTGTTTTTGTTAAATTTTTATACAACCTAACTAATAGGCTGAATATATAGGCTCAAAACAGCACAATAGAACCACCCGGCAAGGGTGGTCAGTGATCTCATCTAAAAAAACAACACAATAGATATAGCTTGAATCCTACGTGGGCCAACGGGATACACATGCCGCCGGGCTGCCCCATTTACCAAGGGGCCGTTCATGGGCTCGAGTTACAGCATGCAGGTTTAGCCCAAGCCCATCGGCCAGGTCTGGCGGCGGATAGGTTGGTTTCGTGGCAGCCAGGACGGGAAATCCCTATTCGCCGCTCGCTGCTGCAAAATATCGGGCTACCGCATAGGGCAGCGACGCGAGCGACAAACATGGGCCGGTCCATTTCGGTCTTTTGGGAATCATTTTTTTCGGTGTACTCTCCTTTTCGATCTTTTGGCTTTCTATTGTGTTCAATTTTGGGAAACTATTCAGTTTAGCCGGCTGATATTAACGATCGTGTCCGTCACCTCGTGTTTGTGCCACGTGTCCGTGGGCTCACAACAGCGGTGGCACTCTTATCCTTCGGGAAAATATCTGGTGCTCCGAGAGCACCTAAGTGCAAGCTCGGTCGTTGGATCTCAGATCAAGAGCTCCTGTGAAATGATGCACTTTTTCGCAAAAAAGCTCTCATAAGATTTGAAAAATGCGCGCAAGTACAACAACTACAGCAGCTCTTCGTATGCCGTTGGATCTAAAGATCCGAGGGCCCAGAAGTCCGTATCATGGGAGCATCTATGCTCCCATATCACAGGATACTCTTCCCTTATCCTTCTCCCACCGAGCAATTTGTTTCTCGACCAATCCATTCCCTCGTGTCTCCGCAACAGCAGCCAATAGACGCATGCGGCGCCAGCGAGTAAGATCTCCGCCGCCCGCGTCCTTCCTCTTTTccttctcatctctctctctctctccctctctctctctctctctcatctcgcACGGATTCAATCGGCTGTCGCATCTAGATCGAGCAGCATCGACCGACGGACTGCACAACTTCAGCCGTCCCCTGCCTCTACAAGGCACGCCGCCGCTGGAGCCTTGTATGCTGCCATCTTTGTTGCATAAATTTTTTGCAGCATGACTTTTGTTTCAGAAAAAAAAATATACAAAATTTTCTGCAACATGATCTCTACTGCTAAAAAGTTATATACACGTTTCTGTAACATGACCTTTGTTGCAAGAAAATCTGCAACACAATCTATGTTGCAAATGTTTCTGTAACGTGACATTTGTTGCAAAAAAATCTACAACACAATCTCTGTTGCAGATGTTTCTGCAACAAGGCTTTTGTTGCAAAAGTAGAGGACAACGCATATTCATTAGATTGTGCGATATCTGACAGCCCACAAGGTGGCGGATCCTTTTTTTAAATCCGCCGGCGGATGCGTAGCGTCGCCCTTCAATTTTTCGTTTTTCGTTTTCCTTCTTTTTCGTTTTCCCAttctcttttttctatttcttctattttctttttatttcctttccttttcctttctctttctttttcaagTTTATTTCCTTCACAAAACTGTACAGAAATTTCAAAAAAGATTGCATTTTTCAAAAATTTGTTCAAAGTTTCAAAAACTATGCCTGTTTTCAATTTTTGTTTACAAACTTAAAAAATTGATCTGGCTGTTAAATTTGTACacaaattaaaaaattgttcaatattttaaaaaatgtaatttccaaattttgttcaatctttaaaaaaaatcccattttcaattttttgttcagaAATTTCATAAAAGTTTACTATTTCAAAAATTATTCGCTAGTTTTGAAAAATGTTCTAAATTCAAAAAGTGTTTccctttttaaattttgttcacaaactaAGAAATGTTTGGTTTCAAAAATATGTTcccgttttcaaaaattgtttaatGTTCGAAACACAaatattttaaaatttgttcacaaattcgaaaaatgttcacattttaaaattttgttcacaaattagaAATTGCTCAGGAAttaaatttttttccatttttgatATTATTCGCAAAATTTGAAAATTGTTCCCATTTTcataaattgttcacaaattcagaaaacTTTCATGTTTTTAAACTTTgttcaaaaatttaaataaattGGCAACTCTGAAaaattgttcctcttttctaaatatgtccacaaattcaacaaatgttcaggttccaaaatttgttcacaaattaaaataTGTTCAGGAATTTCAGGAAATGTTCATGTTTTCCAAATTTATTCCGAAATTCAGTAAATGTTCCTGTTTTTTAAAATGTTTGAGTTTTCAAAAATTTGTGTTCATTAAACAACTCAGGTTTTTTTCGAGAAACAATTGCTTTCGAAATTTTAAATATATGTTGGATCTGTGCTGGATGTTGGTTCTGAAACATTTTACGCCGCTTCTTGTTCAATAACCTTTGGTAGCTCAACCGTTTAGAGCGCTTGATCTGTTGCGTGATATCCTGTGTTCGATCCCATCCTATGGCGTCTTACTTTTTAGCTACCGATTTGTttccttcatgggccggcccaggaaCTCCCATAAATCGTCGGTAAACTCAAAAGAAACAGCGAAACACGCGCGTCGCGGCCCACAAAGCCCGCCAATCACCTGCTCTGTGCGAAGCCGCATCTACTTGACGCAGAATGCGTCCAACAGGACCTCCCGCCAGGACGCAGGAGCCTTTCCACCGGCGCCGCCACGCCCACCGCCAGCGGAGTCTCGTCCATGGCAGTGGCACGGCCGTCGCGGGACACCTGGTTGAACTTGCTCCCGGCGGCGTGCGGGCACACGCACCGCCCTCGCTAGACCTGGGTATGCTCGTGCGCGCTCTGCCTGTTTAAATCTCTACGCGGCAAtctgtattattattttttaaaactaggcaaacgatttgtcattttcattgaatAAGAGAGGAGTTTAGAGTTGATGGCCAAAGGCCCGATTACAGGCCACTACTCTGGCGGCATAATATTATACAAATGCTTTGCGCTTGCAAGGCTCCAAAGCGAGCATTCATCTTTAATCTTGGCGATTTACACTCCTACCGGGACCGCGGTATTATGGAAAACCCGCGCCTTTCGCTTCTTCCAAATCTCCCAAGGGACAAGCAACATCAACGAAACCAGGGGGCGACGCGACTGGGTCATATGCGTGGCGTTGTGTCTCCACTAGCCTTAACAGACTCGAAAGGCGCCCAATCCGCAAGTTGGATGTCGTGCAGCCCCAACCAACTTTTAAGCATGCCCCACACCCTGACGGTGAACCTGCACTGGAAAAGGAGGTGTGCCGCCGATTCTTGAACTTGCTTGCACAGCGGGCATAAGTGACAATTTGGCCAGCCACGGCGTTGTAGCCTGTCAGCTGTCCAAATCCTGTTGTTGATGACCAACCAAGTAAAGAACTTGCACTTGGGAGGAGCCCAGTTCTTCCAGACAATTTGGTTCATGTCCGTGTCCATCAGACCAAGGAATTGGGCACTGTAGGCCATGGCCGCGGAGTACTGGCCATCTTTGGAGAACTTCCACGAGATCGAATCCTCCATGCCGGGGTTTAGCTGAATGTGGGAAAGCCTTTCCCAAAGGACAGCAAACTGGGAGATGTGGTCAATAGAGATACCCGAAGAAATGTCCAGCTGGGAGATCCAATAACCATTATGCAAGGCCTTTTGAACCGAACACATCTTCTTTCTGGAAATATCATAAAGTTTTGGGGCCACATCCTTCGGCCTCAAACCATCAAGCCAGGTCGATTCCCAGAAGGATGCCCAAAGGCCATTGCCCACCATGACCTTGGTTGTCGCAGTGAAGATGTTCCGGTCGTTCTTATCACATGGGGTTCCCAAACCCACCCAAGGCTTTGGCCAGGACTTGCCATTCGAACCACATCCACCGCAGCCGGAGAGCAGAGGCAAACTTTGCGAGGTGAAGCACACCTAACCCACCAAGCAGCTTTGATCTACACACCTGTTCCCAGTTTATCTTACATTTGCCACCTGTATTATGAACTTACCAAAGAAATCTTCTTCTCAGTTCAGGTACAGATAGCAACGACCCTTTTTGCTGCCATTCAGTGGTAGAGATTCGGTTGGCTGAGCCCAAGAATTTCATTTCAGAGAGAAGCCCCAATGCAAAAGACGGCGCTACGAAAACCCATTTTTATTGCTGCAACTTTCGTTACAACTTGCAAACTTCAGAAAACACACGCGCCGCCGACATTTCCACGGCACTTTACATACAGCTGCAGCTTATTTCTAAGGTCATACAACCAAAGCCACATTGCTCAATTCACCTCGTCTCAGCTCTATCGATCCTTCCTTGCAAACCCTTCCCCCTGAACTAGATGG
Proteins encoded in this window:
- the LOC123120477 gene encoding uncharacterized protein, which produces MVKKRKASGDAPGTPRPPARMRVATTDDDDVYPRDPRIGAGLGRGGERMRVVPPPLPPLQSLPSPGVNANPAANFAQPAPGQIDYIGRRFVNGHLEMFDRVAVGQEASSPVERASGSEETLSWSDEAEAPSSENEEELPTAAAHAQGQPQPPAVQPAVADAQAQPLPNDDRAVIAAAAPAPGTAAAEYIWCSACPLRPASVRLVPDMHICHCVPCHFALSGRPNCPVCDG